A region of Methyloversatilis discipulorum DNA encodes the following proteins:
- a CDS encoding molybdopterin-containing oxidoreductase family protein gives MSTHSSETLVVRGACPQDCPDTCAFLYHVEDGKLVEVTGDPDHPMTRGGLCVKLKNFAEHHYNPDRLLHPMKRVGPKGSGMFERISWDEALATIKSKWTDIIAEYGTQAIMPHAYLGHQGTLNGLTAGDAFFNRLGSTVAEKTYCESGSSTAWIMTVGPTGGMDVESLAVSKYIIVWGMNMLNTNLHGWPFVLKAKAAGAKIVVIDPVRTRTAKQADWHIRIKPGTDAALALGMMNVIISEDLYDHDYVEKYTLGFDQLKARVAEFPPERVSEITGIPVVDILTLAREYAGTQRSAIRQGVAVERSPGGGDAVRAITCLPALTGAWRYPGGGTIEMPIWEFPFKFDFMCRPDWIPPGTRVINELDLGAALTGAMPLDPPIKSLFVYNSNPVSQAPGAGTIVEGLQREDLFMVCSELFITDTAKYADILLPATMQAEQLDIMVTWGHLYMHLNQPAIAPPGECVPNVELFRRLAKTMGFTDEHWDLDDWEMLRRCYDWDAPVMKGITLETLKEKGWMRLDVGLPDERTPHATGDFKTPSGKCEFASSLAAGGNFVVPVWRSGYEAMQPGTPVDPVPNYIPSVETMLPDGASAFPINLVSPKPHAFLNTQYANEPTQQRRQGEQIIVIHPMDAGPRSIEQGSYVRVFNERGAFEARAEVSEDVSPGLMMTNVGHWPGLNRSGTAVNSTTSTRHCNLGQAGTYSDNRVDVQRV, from the coding sequence ATGTCCACCCATTCGAGCGAGACCCTTGTCGTGCGCGGCGCCTGTCCGCAGGATTGCCCCGATACCTGTGCGTTCCTGTACCACGTCGAGGACGGCAAGCTGGTCGAAGTGACCGGCGACCCGGACCACCCGATGACGCGCGGCGGGCTGTGCGTGAAGCTGAAGAACTTCGCCGAGCACCACTACAACCCGGACCGTCTGCTGCATCCGATGAAGCGGGTCGGCCCCAAGGGCTCCGGCATGTTCGAGCGCATCAGCTGGGACGAGGCGCTGGCGACCATCAAGTCGAAGTGGACCGACATCATCGCCGAGTACGGCACGCAGGCCATCATGCCGCACGCCTACCTCGGCCATCAGGGCACGCTGAACGGGCTGACCGCCGGTGACGCCTTCTTCAACCGGCTGGGTTCGACGGTGGCCGAGAAGACCTATTGCGAATCCGGTTCGTCGACCGCCTGGATCATGACCGTCGGGCCGACCGGCGGCATGGACGTGGAAAGCCTGGCCGTGTCGAAGTACATCATCGTGTGGGGCATGAACATGCTCAACACCAATCTGCACGGCTGGCCCTTCGTACTGAAGGCCAAGGCGGCCGGCGCCAAGATCGTGGTGATCGACCCGGTGCGCACCCGCACCGCCAAGCAGGCCGACTGGCACATCCGCATCAAGCCGGGCACCGATGCCGCGCTGGCGCTGGGCATGATGAACGTGATCATCAGCGAGGACCTGTACGACCACGACTACGTCGAGAAATACACGCTGGGCTTCGACCAGCTGAAGGCGCGCGTGGCGGAGTTCCCGCCCGAGCGCGTATCCGAAATCACCGGCATTCCGGTGGTCGACATCCTGACGCTGGCGCGCGAATACGCCGGCACGCAGCGCTCGGCGATACGCCAGGGCGTGGCGGTCGAACGCAGCCCGGGCGGCGGCGACGCGGTGCGCGCCATCACCTGCCTGCCGGCGCTGACCGGCGCCTGGCGCTACCCGGGCGGCGGCACCATCGAAATGCCGATCTGGGAATTCCCGTTCAAATTCGACTTCATGTGCCGGCCGGACTGGATTCCGCCGGGCACCCGCGTAATCAATGAACTGGACCTCGGCGCCGCGCTGACCGGGGCGATGCCGCTCGACCCGCCGATCAAGTCGCTGTTCGTCTACAACTCCAACCCGGTGTCGCAGGCGCCGGGCGCCGGCACCATCGTCGAGGGGCTGCAGCGCGAAGACCTGTTCATGGTGTGCAGCGAACTGTTCATCACCGACACCGCCAAGTACGCCGACATCCTGCTGCCGGCGACCATGCAGGCCGAACAGCTGGACATCATGGTGACCTGGGGCCACCTCTACATGCACCTGAACCAGCCGGCCATCGCGCCGCCGGGCGAGTGCGTGCCCAACGTCGAACTGTTCCGCCGGCTGGCGAAAACGATGGGCTTCACCGACGAACACTGGGACCTCGACGACTGGGAAATGCTGCGCCGCTGCTACGACTGGGACGCGCCGGTCATGAAGGGCATCACGCTGGAAACGCTGAAGGAAAAGGGCTGGATGCGGCTCGACGTCGGCCTGCCGGACGAGCGCACGCCGCACGCCACCGGCGACTTCAAGACGCCGTCCGGCAAGTGCGAATTCGCGTCCAGTCTGGCCGCCGGCGGCAACTTCGTCGTGCCGGTATGGCGCTCGGGCTACGAGGCGATGCAGCCGGGTACGCCGGTCGATCCGGTGCCGAACTACATCCCGTCGGTCGAAACCATGCTGCCGGATGGCGCCAGCGCCTTCCCGATCAATCTGGTGTCGCCGAAGCCGCACGCCTTCCTGAACACGCAATACGCGAACGAGCCGACGCAGCAGCGTCGCCAGGGCGAACAGATCATCGTCATCCACCCTATGGACGCCGGCCCGCGCAGCATCGAACAGGGCAGCTATGTGCGCGTGTTCAACGAGCGCGGCGCCTTCGAGGCGCGCGCCGAAGTGAGCGAGGACGTTTCGCCCGGACTGATGATGACCAATGTCGGCCACTGGCCGGGGCTGAACCGCAGCGGCACCGCGGTCAACTCGACCACCTCGACCCGGCACTGCAATCTCGGCCAGGCAGGCACCTATTCCGACAACCGCGTCGACGTGCAGAGGGTTTGA
- a CDS encoding ferredoxin family protein, which yields MTHVVTDNCRGCRYTDCVASCPVACFHVNEVRVYIDPAVCIDCSACIPACPVHAIVEEFDLAEDQQHWIRINAEAAQRYPVIRARLAPLDGADARRQQLGL from the coding sequence ATGACCCATGTCGTGACCGACAACTGCCGCGGCTGCCGCTACACCGACTGCGTGGCGAGCTGCCCGGTGGCCTGCTTCCATGTGAACGAGGTGCGCGTCTATATCGACCCGGCGGTGTGCATAGACTGCAGCGCCTGCATTCCGGCCTGCCCGGTGCACGCCATCGTCGAGGAATTCGACCTGGCGGAGGACCAGCAGCACTGGATACGCATCAACGCTGAGGCGGCGCAGCGCTATCCGGTCATCCGCGCGCGTCTGGCGCCGCTCGACGGCGCCGACGCGCGCCGGCAGCAACTGGGACTGTGA